One genomic region from Spirochaetales bacterium encodes:
- a CDS encoding phosphate ABC transporter substrate-binding protein: MKKSVALCIVLVSVGSLIWAMGGGEKNYNFGGSTTVLPIFESAIEEFQKSHSGITISYEGQGSSVGISGVLEGIYSLGGSSRELKDEEKNKGAVGTAIALDGIAVVVNSDVPMDNFSLKTIAEIFSGKITNWSECGGPNAGIVVINRDEASGTRATFKELVLEKVLGKENANFLTAAIVTESNGDLVQKTGTTPCAIGYCGFGYIDAARNAGAKVVLVEGVDATVNNVLSGTYMISRKLYAVSKGMPKAGTIEKVFLDFLLSPEGQAIVKDEKFIPLP, encoded by the coding sequence ATGAAAAAATCGGTTGCATTATGTATCGTACTCGTATCGGTGGGTTCCCTTATATGGGCCATGGGGGGGGGAGAAAAAAATTATAATTTCGGCGGTTCGACGACCGTTCTTCCCATCTTCGAATCCGCCATCGAAGAGTTTCAGAAATCCCACAGCGGGATAACGATCAGTTACGAAGGCCAGGGTTCTTCTGTCGGGATATCCGGCGTTCTTGAAGGAATCTATTCACTCGGGGGATCGTCGAGAGAACTGAAAGATGAGGAAAAAAACAAAGGGGCTGTGGGAACAGCGATCGCCCTCGACGGCATCGCAGTCGTCGTCAATTCAGATGTACCCATGGATAATTTTTCCCTCAAAACGATCGCCGAAATTTTTTCAGGTAAAATTACGAACTGGTCCGAATGCGGTGGACCGAATGCCGGCATCGTAGTCATCAACAGGGATGAAGCCTCGGGAACGCGCGCCACCTTTAAGGAACTTGTTCTTGAAAAGGTACTCGGAAAAGAAAACGCGAATTTTCTTACCGCCGCGATCGTTACGGAATCAAATGGTGATTTGGTGCAAAAGACGGGAACGACACCCTGTGCAATCGGCTATTGCGGTTTCGGTTATATCGACGCGGCCAGAAACGCGGGCGCAAAGGTCGTTTTGGTCGAAGGAGTCGACGCGACCGTCAACAACGTCCTCAGCGGCACGTACATGATTTCTCGAAAGCTTTATGCGGTTTCGAAGGGAATGCCCAAAGCCGGGACGATCGAAAAGGTTTTCCTGGATTTTCTTCTGTCACCCGAAGGCCAGGCGATCGTCAAGGATGAAAAGTTCATCCCCCTGCCGTGA
- the glpK gene encoding glycerol kinase GlpK yields the protein MGSYILALDQGTTSSRAIVFDTGAAVVSIAQIPFKQIYPKPGWVEHDPMEILSTQIDAARGALEKAKIDPSCVAAIGITNQRETTIVWDKRSGRPVYNAIVWQCRRTTDICRTFIESGQEPVVREKTGLLIDPYFSGTKLLWLLGNIDGLQKKAEKGELLFGTVDSWLVFNLTGKHLTDPSNASRTLLFNIKEGNWDKELCREWNIPGQMLPEVMRSSGVFGMTKKEIFGKEIPISGIAGDQQAALFGQGCFRPGNAKNTYGTGCFCLMPTGRTPVESKNKLLTTVAWDRGEGLEYALEGSIFIAGAVVQWLRDNMGFFGNAAETEALASGIPDTGGVYFVPAFVGMGTPYWDPDVRGTIVGLTRGTERAHIVRAALESIAFQSKELFDAMERDTGTSLSVLRVDGGAAKNDFLMQFQADITGIPVERPKITETTALGAAFLAGLAVGYWRTVGEIASTWQCEKRFSPLMDDSERSFQMKSWKKAVEAARCFVP from the coding sequence ATGGGAAGCTATATTCTCGCACTCGATCAGGGAACGACAAGTTCCCGTGCCATCGTGTTCGATACCGGAGCGGCGGTTGTTTCAATCGCCCAGATCCCCTTCAAACAGATCTATCCCAAACCGGGCTGGGTCGAACACGATCCCATGGAAATTCTCAGCACTCAGATCGATGCGGCGAGGGGAGCCCTCGAAAAAGCGAAGATAGATCCGTCCTGCGTCGCTGCAATCGGGATTACCAACCAGCGTGAAACGACAATTGTCTGGGATAAAAGAAGCGGCAGGCCCGTTTATAACGCGATCGTCTGGCAATGCCGGAGAACAACGGATATATGCAGAACGTTTATTGAATCGGGTCAGGAACCGGTCGTCAGGGAAAAAACCGGGCTTCTCATCGATCCTTATTTTTCGGGGACGAAGCTTCTCTGGCTTCTCGGGAATATAGACGGTCTCCAAAAAAAAGCGGAAAAGGGGGAACTCCTTTTCGGGACCGTGGATTCATGGCTGGTTTTCAATTTAACGGGTAAACATCTGACCGACCCTTCCAACGCGAGCAGAACACTTCTTTTCAATATAAAGGAAGGGAACTGGGATAAAGAACTCTGTCGCGAATGGAACATACCGGGACAAATGCTGCCTGAGGTCATGAGGTCTTCGGGTGTTTTCGGTATGACGAAAAAGGAGATATTCGGAAAAGAGATCCCGATCTCCGGAATAGCGGGCGACCAGCAGGCGGCACTGTTCGGGCAAGGGTGCTTTCGACCCGGGAACGCGAAAAACACCTACGGAACAGGCTGCTTCTGTCTGATGCCGACCGGCCGCACGCCGGTTGAGTCAAAGAACAAACTGCTGACCACCGTCGCCTGGGACAGGGGAGAAGGACTCGAGTATGCACTCGAGGGTTCGATATTTATCGCGGGCGCCGTCGTCCAATGGCTCAGGGACAATATGGGGTTTTTCGGGAATGCCGCCGAGACGGAAGCACTCGCTTCGGGAATCCCCGATACCGGCGGTGTTTACTTTGTCCCCGCGTTTGTCGGTATGGGTACTCCGTACTGGGATCCGGATGTGCGGGGAACCATCGTCGGCCTCACTCGCGGAACCGAACGGGCGCACATCGTCCGGGCCGCACTCGAAAGCATCGCCTTTCAATCAAAGGAACTTTTCGATGCCATGGAAAGGGATACCGGAACATCGCTTTCAGTTTTACGGGTCGACGGCGGGGCGGCAAAAAACGATTTTCTCATGCAATTCCAGGCCGATATTACAGGCATTCCGGTGGAACGCCCCAAAATAACCGAGACGACCGCCCTCGGCGCTGCCTTTCTGGCGGGTTTAGCGGTCGGGTACTGGCGTACGGTCGGGGAGATCGCTTCAACATGGCAATGCGAAAAACGCTTTTCCCCCCTCATGGATGATTCGGAAAGATCATTTCAGATGAAATCATGGAAAAAAGCCGTTGAAGCGGCGCGATGCTTTGTGCCGTGA
- a CDS encoding GGDEF domain-containing response regulator yields the protein MKSYKPLKAIAYNTSSYALHPVLHCIKEKHPEIRLYETDSKETLVTFILNDPPDFLILYHNEPRFDAIAFIAELRNEDISIPFMLVVPDHNEEIFRKAIDLGCFDCLQKNESFDTVNRSLSLCKHRLLRWKQKETEHDNTFLIKKFDELTGVFNRREFIKHLSHGEHKSILLLNIDDFGLINSTYGLEVGDYILKHTASLLKGVRPDNAFLYRIAGDEFVILLEEPQEHQDIILADHILGLFQEKSFLYKNLELKLSLTIGIARGNDEMILRNADIALRRAREIGKNRYSEYYHDADLEEKQKENLGWASRIRCAIEQNRLVPYFQPIINNQNGKIEKYECLARMIDNNMVIPPAHFLEPAKKAGLLSYLTKNMIVKSFDIFQHNSFDFSINISDIDLKNHYLVQFISDNITAYRIKPCRLIIELSEKIQSKLDNKDIQQINELKDIGIKIAFDDFGTGHSNFSRLLDFNPDFIKIDGSFIRYLDKNGKSFKISYTISQFGKSIDTEVIAEYVHCKEVFDKVKELGIPYSQGYYFGRPSESIPR from the coding sequence ATGAAAAGTTATAAACCTCTCAAAGCGATCGCCTACAATACAAGCAGTTATGCGCTTCATCCGGTTCTTCATTGCATAAAGGAAAAGCATCCGGAAATCAGATTGTATGAAACAGATTCAAAAGAAACACTCGTCACTTTTATTCTCAACGACCCCCCCGATTTTCTCATCCTCTACCATAATGAACCGCGCTTCGACGCTATCGCTTTCATCGCCGAACTCCGCAATGAAGATATATCTATTCCCTTCATGCTGGTCGTTCCGGATCACAATGAAGAGATTTTCCGGAAAGCGATTGACCTCGGCTGCTTTGATTGTCTTCAAAAAAATGAAAGCTTTGATACCGTCAACAGGTCCCTCTCACTCTGTAAGCACCGGCTTTTGCGATGGAAACAGAAAGAAACAGAACACGACAATACCTTCCTTATAAAGAAATTCGATGAACTCACCGGGGTTTTTAACAGGAGGGAGTTTATCAAACACCTGTCACACGGGGAGCATAAATCGATTCTCCTTCTCAATATCGATGATTTCGGGCTTATCAACAGTACGTACGGTCTCGAGGTAGGGGATTATATCCTTAAACACACCGCTTCTCTTCTCAAGGGTGTGCGGCCGGATAATGCTTTTCTTTACAGGATTGCGGGCGATGAGTTTGTTATTTTACTGGAAGAACCGCAGGAGCATCAGGATATCATCCTTGCCGATCATATTCTGGGCCTTTTTCAGGAAAAATCCTTTCTCTATAAAAATCTCGAACTCAAACTGAGTTTGACCATCGGTATTGCGCGAGGTAATGACGAGATGATCCTCCGTAATGCCGATATCGCGCTCAGGCGTGCCCGTGAAATCGGAAAGAACAGGTACAGCGAATATTATCATGATGCCGATCTCGAAGAAAAACAGAAGGAGAACCTCGGATGGGCATCGAGAATCAGATGCGCGATCGAACAGAACAGACTCGTCCCCTATTTCCAGCCGATTATAAACAATCAAAACGGCAAGATAGAAAAGTATGAATGCCTGGCGCGTATGATCGACAACAACATGGTTATCCCCCCCGCGCATTTTCTGGAACCGGCGAAAAAGGCGGGTCTTCTTTCGTATCTGACGAAAAACATGATTGTTAAAAGCTTCGATATTTTTCAACATAATAGCTTTGATTTTTCGATCAATATCTCCGACATCGACCTCAAAAACCACTATCTCGTTCAGTTTATCAGCGATAATATCACCGCCTACCGCATCAAACCGTGCCGCCTCATCATCGAACTTTCAGAGAAAATACAGTCGAAGCTGGACAACAAGGATATTCAACAGATAAACGAACTGAAAGATATCGGTATAAAAATCGCGTTCGATGATTTCGGCACCGGGCATTCGAATTTCTCTCGGCTTCTGGATTTTAATCCGGATTTCATAAAAATTGACGGGAGTTTTATCCGTTATCTGGATAAAAACGGTAAAAGTTTCAAGATATCGTACACAATTTCCCAGTTCGGTAAAAGTATCGATACGGAGGTCATCGCAGAATACGTCCACTGTAAAGAGGTGTTCGACAAGGTTAAAGAATTGGGTATTCCCTATTCACAGGGGTATTACTTCGGCAGACCGAGTGAATCGATCCCCCGCTGA
- a CDS encoding C40 family peptidase, with the protein MGKAGPVITSVQTKLQTKLLEGAEYVLGKNNMIVGGRHFEADCSGTVRAIYFYAGIDLAADFDRYTGNGVARLYKILRSKDLLYKTDIPQTGDIVFWDNTYDKNGDGKRNDPLTHVGMVVDVQKDGTIEYIHRDYLKGNVKAKMNLLKPDIFCEKNGDDLVILNTPIRMKKGTSYDGDHLSGQLFRVFGKGYLIE; encoded by the coding sequence ATGGGTAAAGCCGGTCCGGTGATAACATCGGTACAGACAAAGCTTCAAACAAAGCTTCTCGAAGGGGCAGAGTATGTATTGGGGAAAAACAATATGATCGTAGGCGGCAGGCATTTTGAAGCCGACTGTTCGGGAACGGTACGGGCGATCTATTTCTACGCGGGTATCGATCTTGCCGCCGATTTCGATCGTTACACCGGCAATGGTGTTGCCAGGCTCTACAAGATACTCAGATCCAAAGACCTGCTTTATAAAACGGACATCCCCCAAACGGGGGACATCGTCTTCTGGGACAATACCTATGATAAAAACGGTGACGGAAAACGGAACGACCCCCTCACCCATGTCGGCATGGTCGTCGATGTGCAAAAAGACGGAACGATCGAATACATCCACCGGGATTACCTCAAAGGCAATGTCAAAGCGAAAATGAACCTCCTCAAGCCCGATATTTTCTGTGAAAAAAACGGTGATGACTTGGTTATACTCAACACCCCGATCCGCATGAAAAAAGGAACATCTTATGATGGAGATCACCTTTCCGGCCAGCTTTTCCGGGTGTTCGGCAAGGGATATCTGATCGAATGA
- a CDS encoding HD domain-containing protein — translation MTALNTLMTGIADFARDKMPKDILHGWPHIQRVLAYARMVNAEMHARWDIIECSVLFHDAGHSIRRKDHNMISAEIASDYLDAKKIDRTTISLVRECIVAHSRQFSETLPESPEAKVVYDADGMDLFGPIGLLRALLSCGLEGKGFPCILEKLQWRSGQKNNFYSTIAAGFAHKNSAVIESYYRGLEEQLRLFEHDD, via the coding sequence GTGACTGCATTGAATACGCTTATGACGGGTATCGCCGATTTCGCCCGGGATAAAATGCCGAAAGATATTCTCCACGGCTGGCCGCATATTCAGCGCGTTCTCGCCTACGCACGCATGGTCAACGCGGAAATGCATGCCCGCTGGGATATCATAGAATGTTCGGTATTGTTTCATGATGCGGGACACAGCATACGGAGAAAGGACCATAACATGATCAGTGCAGAGATCGCATCGGATTACCTCGATGCGAAGAAAATCGATCGGACAACCATATCCCTCGTGAGGGAATGCATCGTCGCCCATTCACGCCAGTTTTCCGAGACATTGCCGGAGTCCCCGGAGGCAAAAGTGGTCTACGATGCGGACGGTATGGATCTCTTTGGTCCTATCGGTCTTTTGCGGGCACTTCTTTCGTGCGGACTCGAAGGAAAGGGCTTCCCGTGTATCCTGGAAAAATTACAGTGGCGGTCGGGTCAAAAGAATAATTTTTACAGTACGATTGCAGCCGGATTTGCGCATAAAAACTCAGCCGTCATTGAATCATATTACCGCGGGCTTGAGGAACAGCTTCGTCTGTTTGAACACGACGATTGA
- a CDS encoding Lrp/AsnC family transcriptional regulator: protein MDEILEILETNAKMNPKEIAVQLDMSEKEVREKISAYEKKGVIVKYKTVINREIIAEEKEEVTALIEVKVTPQKDKGFDAIAERIYRFPEVISCFLLSGGYDLLVTVRGPDLRTVSGFVSEKLSPMEHIRGTVTHFLLKRYKDDGDILVTEVKADKRPPISA, encoded by the coding sequence ATGGATGAAATTCTTGAAATTCTTGAAACGAACGCAAAAATGAATCCAAAGGAGATCGCCGTTCAACTCGACATGAGTGAAAAGGAAGTCCGGGAAAAAATATCGGCATATGAGAAAAAGGGTGTGATCGTCAAGTACAAGACCGTCATCAATAGAGAGATTATAGCCGAAGAGAAGGAAGAGGTGACCGCCCTTATCGAAGTTAAGGTCACCCCCCAGAAAGATAAAGGGTTTGATGCGATCGCGGAACGGATTTACCGTTTCCCCGAGGTGATCTCGTGTTTTCTCCTTTCAGGCGGTTACGATCTTCTTGTCACGGTCAGGGGACCTGATTTGAGAACGGTTTCAGGTTTCGTTTCCGAAAAGCTTTCACCTATGGAACATATCCGTGGAACCGTCACTCATTTCCTTCTCAAACGGTACAAGGACGATGGAGATATTCTGGTAACGGAAGTGAAGGCGGACAAACGGCCGCCGATATCGGCTTAA
- a CDS encoding aminotransferase class I/II-fold pyridoxal phosphate-dependent enzyme, which translates to MKQPAYTVSKTIADLPPSGIREFFDLVLTMDDVVSLGVGEPDFPTPWHIIESAIFSLENGYTSYTSNKGMLELRKHISEKINKDTGVSYDPENEVLVTVGVSEAMDIVFRALLNPGDKVAVVKPSYVSYSPCVIMAGGEVIELPCREEHRFRLDPNDLEAACKSGIRAVIINYPCNPTGASYTKDELAEFVRIAEAYDLLVISDEIYDCLTYDFDHTPLITFPGMKSRTIYLNGFSKGFAMTGWRIGYIAGPPEIVSMANKIHQYTILCAPIMGQFAAIEALRSGEEQMLAMKKEYRRRRNFIVHKLNEMGLSTGMPQGAFYTYTNIGVSGMSSPEFARKLLMEKKVAVVPGTAFSSEGGEYIRISYASSFENLKEACFRIGEFLKK; encoded by the coding sequence ATGAAACAACCGGCATATACGGTATCGAAAACGATCGCGGACCTGCCGCCTTCCGGCATCCGTGAATTTTTCGATCTGGTTTTGACCATGGACGATGTCGTCTCGCTGGGAGTCGGTGAACCGGATTTCCCGACTCCCTGGCATATCATCGAATCCGCAATTTTCAGTTTGGAAAACGGATATACCAGCTATACCTCGAACAAGGGCATGCTGGAATTACGAAAACATATTTCAGAAAAAATCAACAAAGACACCGGTGTGTCATATGACCCTGAAAACGAAGTGCTTGTGACCGTGGGGGTAAGTGAAGCAATGGATATTGTTTTCCGCGCCCTTCTCAATCCGGGCGACAAGGTGGCGGTGGTCAAGCCTTCATACGTTTCCTATTCACCGTGCGTTATTATGGCGGGGGGAGAGGTGATCGAATTACCGTGCAGGGAGGAACACCGGTTCCGTCTTGATCCGAACGATCTTGAAGCCGCCTGCAAATCGGGGATACGGGCGGTCATCATCAATTATCCGTGTAATCCGACCGGCGCTTCATATACAAAAGACGAACTCGCCGAGTTTGTCCGTATTGCCGAAGCCTATGATCTTCTCGTCATCTCCGATGAAATATACGATTGTCTCACTTACGATTTCGATCATACCCCGCTCATCACCTTTCCCGGAATGAAATCCCGGACGATCTATCTGAATGGTTTTTCAAAAGGATTTGCCATGACGGGTTGGAGAATCGGCTACATAGCGGGACCGCCGGAAATCGTTTCAATGGCGAACAAAATACATCAATACACGATTCTTTGCGCCCCGATCATGGGACAGTTCGCCGCTATCGAAGCCCTGCGAAGCGGGGAAGAACAGATGCTCGCAATGAAAAAGGAATATAGGCGGCGGCGAAATTTCATCGTTCACAAACTGAACGAGATGGGACTATCGACCGGCATGCCGCAAGGTGCTTTTTATACGTACACGAACATCGGTGTATCCGGAATGAGTTCTCCCGAGTTTGCCAGAAAACTCCTCATGGAAAAAAAAGTCGCGGTCGTTCCGGGAACGGCATTCAGTTCGGAAGGCGGGGAGTATATCAGGATTTCTTACGCCTCATCGTTCGAGAATCTCAAGGAGGCCTGCTTCAGAATCGGAGAGTTTTTGAAAAAGTAA
- a CDS encoding aldo/keto reductase encodes MAVTYKRLGKHGVLVSSLCLGTMNFGWHTTEEESFRIMDRALDLGINFFDTADVYGWEVDHGHTEEIIGRWLGRGGGRRNSIVLATKVYNPANKKSERYEPNHSERNLSALKIARHCEASLKRLNTDVIDLYQMHHIDRDCPWDETWNAFDKLQTQGKIIYAGSSNFAGWQIATACQEASRRGLTGPVSEQSKYNLNCRMVELEVIPACSAYGLGFIPYSPVDGGMLAGFLDKIGKGRRSGEWITDRIASEKEKIKKYEDFCKTLGHPPAEVALAWLLHQPGVTSPIIGPRTIEHLETAVRATEIPLDESALKVLDEIFPGPGGRAPEAYAW; translated from the coding sequence ATGGCTGTCACGTATAAAAGACTCGGAAAACACGGCGTTCTGGTCAGTTCGCTCTGCCTCGGAACGATGAACTTCGGCTGGCATACTACGGAGGAAGAGAGTTTCAGGATCATGGACAGGGCACTCGATCTGGGCATCAACTTTTTCGATACGGCGGATGTCTACGGATGGGAGGTCGACCACGGCCACACGGAAGAAATTATCGGCAGATGGCTGGGCAGGGGCGGGGGACGGAGGAACTCTATAGTTCTGGCCACCAAAGTCTACAATCCCGCAAATAAAAAGTCCGAACGCTACGAACCGAATCACTCGGAGAGAAATCTTTCCGCCTTGAAAATAGCCCGGCATTGCGAGGCGAGCCTTAAGCGGCTTAACACCGACGTCATCGACCTTTACCAGATGCATCACATCGACCGTGACTGCCCGTGGGACGAGACCTGGAACGCCTTCGACAAGCTTCAGACGCAGGGGAAAATAATATATGCGGGTTCAAGTAATTTCGCCGGATGGCAGATAGCAACCGCCTGTCAGGAAGCGTCGCGTCGCGGGTTGACCGGTCCTGTCAGTGAACAGAGCAAATACAACCTGAACTGCCGTATGGTGGAACTCGAGGTGATTCCGGCCTGCTCCGCTTACGGACTCGGCTTTATTCCCTACAGCCCTGTCGACGGCGGCATGCTCGCGGGTTTTCTTGACAAGATCGGGAAAGGAAGAAGGTCGGGCGAATGGATAACCGACCGTATTGCATCCGAAAAAGAGAAGATCAAAAAGTATGAGGACTTCTGCAAGACGCTGGGTCACCCGCCGGCGGAAGTCGCACTCGCGTGGCTTCTGCACCAACCGGGAGTCACCTCTCCGATCATCGGTCCGAGGACGATTGAACACCTTGAAACCGCGGTCCGGGCGACTGAAATCCCGCTCGATGAATCCGCATTAAAAGTCCTCGATGAAATCTTCCCGGGACCTGGGGGCCGGGCGCCCGAAGCCTACGCATGGTAA
- the pstC gene encoding phosphate ABC transporter permease subunit PstC — protein MKQDYRAIYELIIKILLLLCACVSVLAVVLITLFIFQSGLPLFTKVSPVEFLTSTYWKPADETNPGFGILAFIVGSFYVTVIALLIAVPIGLFCAVFLSEFAKGKPAQLLRRAVEILAGIPSVVYGLFGVVIICGLVREIFGGTGYSVLSGSIILAIMILPTIITISEISIRSVPEEYRAGSLATGATHWQTIVRVILPSAKSGIIASIVLGTGRAIGETMAVLMVAGNAPIMPEGLTSMVRTLTMNIVTDMSYATGDHRTALFTTGIVLFLFIMTLNIIIYAITRKSRIQEE, from the coding sequence ATGAAACAAGACTATCGGGCTATATATGAATTGATTATTAAAATTCTGCTTCTCTTGTGCGCGTGCGTCTCGGTGCTTGCCGTTGTTCTCATTACACTGTTTATATTTCAAAGCGGACTGCCCCTTTTTACGAAAGTATCGCCGGTCGAGTTTCTTACAAGCACCTACTGGAAACCCGCCGATGAAACAAACCCTGGATTCGGTATTCTTGCTTTTATTGTCGGATCGTTTTACGTCACCGTTATCGCCCTTCTCATCGCGGTCCCGATCGGGCTGTTTTGCGCCGTTTTTCTTTCAGAGTTCGCGAAGGGCAAGCCGGCACAATTACTCCGGAGGGCGGTCGAAATCCTCGCCGGTATCCCTTCCGTCGTCTACGGGCTGTTCGGGGTGGTGATCATCTGCGGCCTGGTGAGGGAAATCTTCGGGGGTACGGGATACAGCGTCCTTTCGGGTTCGATCATTCTCGCGATCATGATACTCCCGACAATCATCACGATATCCGAAATTTCGATCCGTTCGGTTCCGGAGGAATACCGGGCGGGGTCGCTCGCGACGGGGGCCACACACTGGCAGACGATCGTTCGGGTGATCCTCCCTTCGGCAAAATCCGGGATCATCGCCTCGATCGTTCTGGGAACAGGCAGGGCGATCGGAGAAACAATGGCAGTGCTTATGGTTGCGGGGAACGCACCCATCATGCCGGAAGGGTTGACCTCGATGGTACGGACCCTGACGATGAACATTGTCACCGACATGAGTTACGCGACGGGCGATCACCGGACTGCGCTTTTTACAACGGGAATCGTCCTGTTCCTTTTTATCATGACACTCAACATCATCATCTATGCCATCACACGGAAAAGCAGGATACAGGAAGAATAG
- the pstA gene encoding phosphate ABC transporter permease PstA has translation MDNISSHTKRSLFYEKVWKGVVWISAGITIGFLFWILGYIFYKGLVSDTRTEYPFIGKAIAESALDENANSIIVVIVHPDIRIKELTIKDIIDYYRGEERFWLVSEQGLKVRPFSYNPSLPLGVAFRDAVIGADGSYVRSTVFVESDEQMIRMVSSTRGGIGYLNSSGLRSIKNTRGVKTVKIRTLSLFANEDVFAIRNNMKLTSLTEEDVRRIYRSKVRNWKEVGGIDLPIVPVCFSSGTVTGRQFTETVLDGNEAGPAVRRVSSLVEMTAAVGEHPGAVGVSPYLLVKDDLRPRIIKVERREIKQNISIHFLLEDPEKAGKAGGIASIIINTMILILLTLFIAAPIGVGAALYLTEYSKQGKIVAILRFFTETLAGIPSIIFGLFGYIVFVIVCKMGMGLLSGTLTITIMILPTIIRTSEEAFKAVPKSYREESLALGATLWQTVHGVVLPTAIPGILTGIILAIGRTVGETAAVLFTLGSRPGLFQDIFSSGRVLSLHLYILAKEGISFERAFATALILIVIILLVNIATTTLIGRMSLLKKR, from the coding sequence ATGGATAATATTTCTTCTCACACAAAGCGGTCACTCTTTTATGAAAAGGTATGGAAGGGGGTTGTCTGGATTTCAGCCGGAATCACGATCGGTTTTTTATTCTGGATTTTGGGCTATATTTTTTACAAAGGCCTTGTTTCCGATACCAGAACGGAATATCCCTTTATCGGGAAAGCCATTGCCGAGTCGGCCCTTGATGAAAACGCCAACTCAATAATTGTCGTTATCGTTCATCCGGATATCCGGATAAAAGAACTTACAATAAAAGACATAATCGATTATTACCGTGGTGAAGAGCGATTCTGGCTGGTCTCCGAACAGGGACTCAAGGTAAGGCCTTTTTCCTATAATCCTTCACTGCCGCTGGGAGTGGCGTTCAGGGACGCCGTCATCGGCGCCGACGGCTCCTACGTCCGTTCTACGGTTTTCGTCGAATCCGATGAGCAGATGATACGGATGGTTTCATCGACACGGGGGGGTATCGGATATCTGAATTCCAGCGGCCTGCGATCGATAAAAAACACCCGGGGAGTCAAAACCGTAAAAATACGGACCCTTTCCCTCTTCGCCAATGAAGATGTATTCGCGATCAGGAACAACATGAAACTCACCTCGCTTACGGAAGAAGATGTGCGGCGCATATACAGATCAAAGGTGAGGAACTGGAAGGAAGTCGGCGGCATCGACCTCCCCATCGTCCCCGTTTGTTTTTCCTCCGGCACCGTGACCGGCAGGCAATTCACGGAGACCGTCCTCGATGGGAACGAAGCGGGACCGGCGGTGCGGCGGGTTTCTTCGTTAGTGGAAATGACGGCGGCCGTCGGCGAACATCCGGGTGCGGTCGGCGTCAGCCCCTATCTTCTTGTAAAAGACGACCTCCGTCCCCGGATCATCAAGGTCGAACGGCGCGAGATCAAACAGAATATAAGCATTCATTTTCTTCTCGAAGATCCGGAAAAAGCGGGAAAAGCGGGCGGTATCGCCTCCATCATCATCAATACCATGATTCTCATCCTCCTCACCCTTTTTATCGCGGCACCAATCGGGGTCGGAGCGGCTTTATATCTTACCGAATATTCAAAACAGGGGAAAATCGTCGCGATCCTCCGTTTTTTCACCGAAACACTCGCGGGAATTCCTTCCATCATTTTCGGCCTGTTCGGCTATATTGTCTTTGTCATCGTCTGCAAAATGGGAATGGGATTGCTTTCGGGCACCCTTACGATTACCATCATGATTCTTCCCACGATCATCCGTACATCGGAGGAGGCTTTCAAGGCCGTTCCGAAATCATACAGGGAGGAAAGCCTCGCACTGGGAGCGACCCTCTGGCAGACGGTACACGGGGTGGTTTTGCCCACGGCGATCCCCGGAATCCTGACCGGCATTATCCTTGCCATCGGAAGGACCGTGGGAGAAACGGCGGCCGTCCTTTTCACCCTGGGAAGCAGGCCCGGGCTATTTCAGGATATCTTTTCTTCCGGGAGGGTCCTTTCCCTTCATCTTTATATCCTGGCCAAAGAGGGGATATCGTTTGAACGAGCGTTCGCGACGGCCCTCATCCTGATCGTCATCATTCTCCTTGTCAATATCGCGACAACGACATTGATCGGGCGTATGAGTTTATTGAAAAAGAGGTGA